The proteins below come from a single Vallitalea longa genomic window:
- a CDS encoding plasmid mobilization protein: MQKDVISIKKDTQFKFRISSKDLEIIRSKSAKANMSVSAYIISSALKKDIIIINGIQEFTRQLSKVGNNLNQLTILCHQGRITNPNLSAINKLLQDIYKYLINIRQENNRNRR; the protein is encoded by the coding sequence ATGCAAAAGGATGTGATATCCATAAAAAAAGATACACAATTCAAATTTAGAATTTCCAGTAAAGACTTAGAAATAATAAGATCAAAATCAGCAAAAGCAAATATGTCTGTTAGTGCATATATCATTTCCTCTGCCTTGAAAAAAGATATTATAATAATTAATGGTATCCAGGAGTTTACAAGGCAGCTATCTAAAGTTGGTAACAATCTTAATCAATTAACCATCTTATGTCATCAAGGAAGAATAACCAATCCCAATTTATCAGCAATAAACAAATTACTGCAAGATATTTATAAATACCTAATTAATATAAGACAAGAAAATAATAGAAATAGAAGGTGA
- the dgt gene encoding dGTP triphosphohydrolase, with protein MTKEYNVIWDKLLSEERFRNSTTTDNHRNSFQKDYDRIIYSSALRRLQDKTQVFPLQKNDFIRTRLTHSLEASAIARSLGSLVGTKLIEKRIWDDENAIERKNKLSSLLEVSGLVHDIGNPPFGHFGETIIREFFKKWILQRKVDIKEFIGNDITDEELKVLFSDFIKFEGNAQGIRILTKLQRLNDKHGVNFTFGTLATLMKYPWDSLNKLSENGKFGYFKSEKAKCEEIRKHIHLSNNSKHPVTLLLEASDDIAYLFADLEDAVKKGLISWSKIKNKFNSENYCDNNIKEYIKKNKKFKNKDDLICMQNFKIIIQGYFINEVCEEFIKNHNEILSGKYEGPLLTKSKKTCKMEKIIRSLCVDYAYSSKEVLKLEIIGNSILTTLLDIFVNSMFNLLVFYYKESDGKENKERENIFNKTFKRSKSKDQKLFNLISDNFRDEQNLSYKLSKKDFLYKGIQLIVDYISCMTDSYALNLHKQITGNMLL; from the coding sequence ATGACTAAAGAATATAATGTTATATGGGATAAATTATTATCTGAAGAAAGATTTAGAAATTCTACAACAACAGATAATCATAGAAATTCTTTTCAAAAAGATTATGATAGAATAATATATAGTTCAGCTTTAAGAAGATTACAAGATAAAACTCAAGTATTTCCATTACAGAAAAATGATTTTATCAGAACTAGATTAACGCATTCTCTCGAGGCTTCTGCTATAGCAAGGTCTTTAGGATCATTAGTAGGAACAAAATTGATAGAAAAAAGAATTTGGGATGATGAAAATGCTATAGAGAGAAAAAATAAACTTTCTTCGTTATTAGAAGTATCTGGACTTGTACATGATATTGGAAATCCTCCTTTTGGACATTTTGGTGAAACAATAATTAGGGAATTTTTTAAAAAATGGATACTTCAAAGGAAGGTTGATATAAAAGAATTTATAGGTAATGATATTACTGATGAAGAGCTTAAAGTGTTATTTAGCGATTTTATTAAGTTTGAGGGAAATGCTCAAGGGATACGTATTTTAACGAAATTACAGAGACTAAATGATAAACATGGTGTTAATTTTACTTTTGGAACGCTTGCAACTTTAATGAAGTATCCATGGGATTCGTTAAATAAGCTTTCTGAAAACGGTAAGTTTGGATATTTTAAATCAGAAAAAGCTAAATGTGAAGAAATTAGGAAACATATTCATTTATCAAACAATTCAAAACATCCAGTTACATTATTATTAGAAGCATCAGATGATATAGCATATTTATTTGCGGATTTAGAAGATGCAGTAAAAAAAGGGCTGATTTCTTGGAGCAAAATTAAGAATAAATTTAATAGTGAAAATTATTGTGATAACAATATTAAGGAATATATAAAGAAAAATAAAAAGTTTAAAAATAAAGATGATTTAATATGTATGCAAAATTTTAAAATTATTATTCAAGGTTATTTCATTAATGAAGTTTGTGAAGAATTTATAAAAAATCATAATGAAATATTGAGTGGCAAATATGAAGGTCCTTTATTGACAAAATCAAAAAAAACGTGTAAAATGGAAAAAATAATTAGAAGTTTATGCGTTGATTATGCATATAGCAGTAAAGAAGTACTTAAATTAGAAATTATAGGTAATAGTATTTTAACAACACTTCTTGATATATTTGTAAATTCAATGTTTAATCTTTTGGTGTTTTATTACAAAGAAAGCGATGGCAAAGAGAATAAAGAAAGAGAGAATATTTTTAATAAAACATTTAAAAGAAGTAAAAGTAAAGATCAAAAATTATTTAACTTAATATCAGATAATTTTAGGGATGAACAAAATCTTTCATATAAATTATCTAAAAAAGATTTTTTATATAAGGGAATACAATTGATAGTAGATTATATATCTTGTATGACTGATTCATATGCTTTAAATCTGCATAAGCAAATTACTGGAAATATGTTACTTTAA
- a CDS encoding DUF3991 and toprim domain-containing protein: protein MLKQKRRFTDEQIASANSVNILDYARNSGYELKKMSRNSFKIPKYGGLYIHSNGEKWYWFTRDKGGGVIQFVMEMEQKTWVEAVKQLLGLLNEIVKCEPDNKVVEEEKGELILPEKNSTYNHMIAYLIKTRKIDKDIVYDFIKQKKIYENKYRSCVFIGYDKEGIPRYASYRSTNTQGKTYRGDVENSDKSFPFGIIGKSDTVNVFESPIDLMSYLSMIKLYNINNFKNHCISLGGVADIALERYLKEHQTISNIVICLDNDKAGDLGSKRINEKFNDQYVINRHVPKGKDFNEDLTKLVDIVDLRLKNNNEIEEEICL, encoded by the coding sequence ATGTTAAAGCAAAAACGAAGGTTTACAGATGAACAAATAGCATCAGCAAATAGTGTAAATATACTTGATTATGCAAGAAATTCAGGATATGAATTAAAAAAAATGTCAAGAAACTCATTTAAAATACCAAAGTACGGAGGATTGTACATTCATTCAAATGGTGAGAAGTGGTATTGGTTTACTAGAGATAAAGGTGGAGGAGTAATACAATTTGTAATGGAAATGGAACAAAAAACATGGGTAGAAGCAGTAAAACAACTATTAGGATTATTAAATGAAATAGTAAAATGTGAACCAGATAATAAGGTTGTTGAAGAAGAAAAAGGTGAATTAATCTTACCTGAGAAAAACAGTACTTATAACCACATGATAGCTTATCTAATCAAAACAAGAAAAATAGATAAGGATATAGTATATGACTTTATAAAACAGAAAAAGATATATGAAAATAAATATAGAAGCTGCGTATTTATAGGTTATGACAAAGAAGGAATACCAAGATACGCATCATATAGAAGTACAAATACCCAAGGGAAAACTTACAGAGGTGATGTTGAAAACTCTGATAAAAGTTTTCCCTTTGGTATTATAGGAAAAAGTGATACAGTTAATGTATTTGAAAGTCCTATAGACTTGATGAGTTACCTATCCATGATTAAATTATATAACATCAATAACTTCAAAAATCACTGCATTTCCCTGGGGGGTGTAGCTGACATAGCATTAGAAAGATATTTAAAAGAACATCAAACCATCTCAAACATAGTAATTTGCCTAGATAATGACAAAGCAGGTGATCTAGGAAGTAAAAGGATAAACGAAAAGTTCAATGATCAATATGTGATAAATAGACATGTTCCCAAGGGGAAAGATTTTAATGAGGATTTGACAAAATTAGTCGATATTGTTGATTTAAGGCTAAAAAACAATAATGAGATAGAGGAAGAAATTTGTTTATAA
- a CDS encoding relaxase/mobilization nuclease domain-containing protein, whose translation MKRAINYILNPKKTELHLTAGLNCNTTTAYEEFILTKQNYKKETGRQFIHFIQSFSPQDKASPEIIKKIADKLLEHKIFKVFQVVYAVHTDKAHLHTHFIINTVNTDTGRKWQLSKEQLQELKDYSDKLCRQYGLIVVRGKEGNYKNRGEYRSKSKGTSWKYELYLAVEECMKNSTSKEEFISNMEKLGYKVNWDDNRKYITFITPNGKKCRNRKLYPPEKYTKENLLKTFKLNKRYQNKKLLHNRMELLFSAIYILSKSDNTNNQNYPLTYLRNKELKGDALKERIAELQKGRGLNWEIGTEYER comes from the coding sequence TTGAAAAGAGCAATAAATTACATACTAAATCCTAAAAAGACAGAGCTACATTTAACAGCAGGGTTAAATTGTAATACAACAACAGCTTACGAAGAATTCATCTTAACCAAACAAAATTATAAAAAGGAAACAGGAAGACAATTTATTCATTTCATACAATCTTTTTCTCCGCAAGATAAAGCAAGTCCAGAGATAATAAAAAAAATAGCTGATAAGTTATTAGAACATAAAATATTTAAAGTATTTCAGGTAGTATATGCAGTTCATACTGATAAAGCCCATTTACATACTCATTTTATAATAAATACTGTTAATACTGATACAGGTCGTAAATGGCAATTATCAAAGGAACAATTACAAGAATTGAAAGATTACTCAGATAAACTTTGTCGCCAATATGGATTAATAGTTGTGAGAGGTAAAGAGGGTAACTATAAAAATCGTGGAGAATATCGTAGTAAGTCAAAAGGAACATCATGGAAATATGAATTATATCTAGCTGTAGAAGAATGTATGAAGAATTCAACAAGCAAAGAAGAATTTATATCAAACATGGAAAAACTAGGCTATAAAGTTAATTGGGATGATAATAGGAAATACATAACTTTTATCACTCCTAATGGTAAAAAATGCAGAAACAGAAAACTTTACCCACCAGAAAAATATACGAAAGAGAATCTATTAAAAACCTTTAAATTAAATAAACGATATCAAAATAAGAAGCTCCTTCATAATCGAATGGAGCTTTTATTTTCGGCTATTTATATTTTATCAAAATCTGATAATACAAATAATCAAAACTATCCTCTAACTTATCTTAGAAATAAAGAATTAAAAGGCGATGCATTAAAAGAGAGAATAGCAGAACTACAAAAAGGAAGAGGACTTAATTGGGAGATAGGAACTGAATACGAAAGATAA